From the genome of Thermoflexus hugenholtzii, one region includes:
- a CDS encoding serine/threonine-protein kinase — translation MPIEVPERIDVFKIERPLHEGGMGVLYLARDTRRGARVVLKVSRPVKAARGGRGDTERTAAEQAFYEEALQGEVEILRELHHPHIVRLYPLEEGPRAVYSKRIPETGQWYFAMELLEGGSLEELLKRRSPLPIEVAVEIGYQVAMALEYLHARGIAHRDIKPNNILFRRPVQEGIEAVLVDFGLAQRQRARGLEAGTLLYMAPEQIEQEKGGTARPDPRPADIYALGVVLYRMVTGRLPFEGRSREQLTSAIRKSMPTRPSLLRRETPAPLDDLIFEMLAKDPERRPTASLVARRLNEAVPWHRRFLEEDGKPERTSPPPPAPTGRSLGRNLLMFFLLALAATGWGLYLSTGRGVPTTEATPTPVVRITPTPIVLPQGGSMPSPTPTTRVEPTSTPVPTRTPTPTPMPPPSSPTPTS, via the coding sequence ATGCCGATCGAGGTTCCCGAACGGATCGATGTTTTTAAGATCGAGCGGCCGCTTCATGAAGGCGGGATGGGAGTGCTGTATCTCGCCCGTGACACCCGACGAGGGGCCCGGGTAGTGCTGAAGGTCTCTCGACCTGTAAAGGCGGCTCGGGGGGGAAGAGGGGATACGGAGCGCACAGCGGCCGAGCAGGCCTTCTATGAGGAGGCCCTGCAAGGAGAGGTGGAGATCCTCCGCGAGCTTCACCATCCTCACATCGTCCGGCTGTATCCGCTGGAGGAGGGACCGCGAGCGGTTTACAGCAAACGCATCCCCGAGACGGGACAGTGGTATTTCGCGATGGAGCTGCTGGAGGGGGGAAGCCTGGAGGAACTGCTCAAGCGGCGCTCGCCTCTGCCCATCGAGGTGGCGGTGGAGATCGGCTACCAGGTCGCCATGGCCCTGGAATACCTTCACGCCCGGGGCATCGCCCACCGGGACATCAAGCCCAACAACATCCTGTTCCGACGGCCGGTTCAGGAGGGCATCGAGGCGGTGCTGGTGGATTTCGGGCTGGCCCAGCGCCAGCGGGCGCGGGGGCTGGAGGCGGGAACCCTGCTTTACATGGCCCCGGAGCAGATCGAACAGGAGAAGGGCGGCACCGCCCGTCCCGATCCTCGGCCGGCCGATATCTATGCCCTGGGGGTGGTGCTGTATCGCATGGTCACCGGGCGTTTGCCCTTCGAGGGGCGGAGCCGCGAGCAGCTGACCAGCGCCATCCGCAAGAGCATGCCCACCCGTCCTTCCCTGCTGCGCCGGGAAACCCCGGCGCCCCTGGACGATCTGATCTTCGAGATGCTGGCGAAGGATCCGGAGCGGCGGCCGACGGCCTCCCTGGTCGCCCGCCGGCTGAACGAGGCGGTGCCCTGGCATCGGCGCTTTCTGGAAGAGGACGGCAAGCCGGAACGGACCTCCCCACCGCCTCCGGCTCCAACCGGTCGCTCCTTGGGGCGGAATCTGCTCATGTTCTTCCTGTTGGCCCTGGCAGCAACAGGCTGGGGGCTCTATCTCTCCACCGGGCGGGGTGTTCCCACGACGGAAGCTACCCCAACGCCGGTGGTGCGGATCACCCCCACTCCCATAGTCTTGCCCCAGGGCGGTTCGATGCCCTCCCCGACCCCAACGACGCGCGTCGAGCCAACCTCCACGCCGGTCCCTACTCGCACTCCGACGCCTACCCCGATGCCGCCGCCTTCGTCCCCAACCCCCACATCGTGA
- a CDS encoding Stp1/IreP family PP2C-type Ser/Thr phosphatase, giving the protein MALRVRADAAKARGSATPDNRLEPRLVHATHPGMSGKNNEDAVRVAELQGPGGRPRHVAVVADGIGGHASGEVASNLAVQHILHFLEQNPTAPLPQAMEQAIAHANREVFAESQKKAIWKGMGTTVTLAVIEDGRLYLAHVGDSRAYLIRGDRIVQLTVDHTWAQEAIEAGRLTPEEARTHPNRNVLKRYVGIQPEVSVDLRVASLDGAGPPDPRYQPISLQPGDVVLLCTDGLHDVVSDEQILEIVRTHSAEQAAKALVAAANAAGGPDNISVAIMEMPGRRIVAPPLRIRLPPWAIPAGLGILAVVAGLVLAWAVLMRGGSEQEGGSVRPRGTATPILLPGQSTTVTPERASGEIEATSTPVPTSTYTPTSTPRPSPTPTPTATPTPTFTPAPPSPGPESGGSPPPTNPPPPPNP; this is encoded by the coding sequence ATGGCCCTTCGAGTTCGTGCTGATGCTGCGAAAGCGCGGGGATCCGCGACCCCGGATAACCGCCTGGAGCCCCGTCTGGTTCATGCGACCCATCCGGGCATGAGCGGAAAGAACAACGAGGACGCTGTGAGGGTGGCGGAGCTTCAGGGGCCCGGCGGACGTCCCCGTCATGTGGCGGTGGTGGCGGATGGCATCGGCGGTCACGCCTCCGGGGAGGTGGCCAGCAATCTCGCGGTCCAGCACATCCTCCATTTCCTGGAGCAGAACCCCACGGCGCCCCTCCCTCAGGCCATGGAGCAAGCCATCGCTCATGCCAACCGGGAGGTCTTCGCCGAAAGCCAGAAGAAGGCTATCTGGAAAGGCATGGGCACTACCGTCACCCTGGCGGTGATCGAGGACGGCCGCCTCTACCTGGCCCACGTGGGGGACTCCCGGGCCTATCTCATCCGGGGCGATCGCATCGTCCAGCTCACCGTGGACCACACCTGGGCCCAGGAGGCCATCGAGGCGGGCCGACTGACCCCGGAGGAGGCCCGAACCCATCCCAACCGCAACGTCCTCAAGCGTTACGTGGGCATCCAGCCCGAGGTGAGCGTGGATCTGCGGGTGGCCTCATTAGACGGAGCAGGCCCCCCCGATCCTCGCTACCAGCCCATCAGCCTTCAGCCCGGCGATGTGGTTCTGTTGTGCACCGATGGCCTCCACGATGTGGTCTCTGACGAGCAGATCCTGGAGATCGTGCGGACCCACTCCGCCGAGCAGGCGGCGAAAGCCCTGGTGGCGGCGGCGAACGCGGCCGGAGGTCCGGACAACATCTCCGTGGCGATCATGGAGATGCCGGGGCGGCGGATCGTCGCTCCACCCCTTCGGATCCGGCTGCCGCCCTGGGCCATCCCGGCGGGGCTGGGCATCCTCGCGGTGGTGGCGGGGCTGGTTCTGGCGTGGGCTGTGCTGATGCGGGGGGGATCGGAGCAGGAAGGTGGGAGCGTTCGTCCCCGCGGCACCGCTACGCCGATCCTGCTGCCGGGGCAGTCCACAACGGTGACCCCTGAGCGGGCGTCCGGGGAGATAGAGGCGACCTCCACCCCGGTTCCCACCTCCACGTATACGCCCACGTCCACGCCGCGCCCGAGCCCCACCCCCACGCCCACCGCGACTCCCACCCCCACATTCACCCCGGCGCCCCCATCCCCGGGGCCGGAGTCGGGTGGCTCTCCGCCACCAACGAATCCTCCTCCGCCACCAAACCCTTGA
- a CDS encoding FHA domain-containing protein, with product MKGKHGMRMALALSLGALAGLGLFLILLAPPVSAQRGILAVRGYGVDVTQFPTVTVFFQLVDLSTGLPSNQPIKVDSLLEDSQEIPSGDQILESVSQGADIVILLDASQSILSPRSRGYTGKSRLEEAREFVSQIAKSKDQSSRIALIAPIGDNIDFIGPKELTKNGGEVSNRLQMFEFPERPKGKEATPLFDLLGKAIDILAQRPDALGRPGFVIVLSDGIDFLSDQQVADVTNRAFGHRIVVHAIQIGPAQGKGSEQAMQNLRRIAGQTGGQVLLYGMDQEALASFYSSLPSWGRVWALRYRSRVRQGGTHEIRVRLNAGGQLMEVRESYAIHLAPPAVEIQWEGQEEGRGGIDSPILASEVPSLPITIRIRRVDQCKNCDLLVRQVRIGDSPVHFERTSYQRTDSEILIEGVVSLAQAPGGDNPLRVDVEDSQGLFSTGEGPLIRRQVAPTPAGRGILDLLPLVSCMVALISLLIAIIAFTRVPRLREAAVSMTQPIVQRIKEVTEPFFPSGAARGEPARAWLVVVEGDAERRTIPIRSTHVRLGRDETLVNIVFNDRSVSRLHCRIEEMEEGVFYIYDEGSTSGTYVNYEQVPINGTRLQDGDLINLGRVQLHFRLRLDQEEIGQSTKKPVQPPPPPPGEVSDETRPFSEADDRTRVFQEPDQ from the coding sequence ATGAAGGGCAAGCATGGGATGCGGATGGCGCTGGCGCTTTCGCTCGGAGCCCTGGCCGGCCTGGGGCTGTTCCTGATCCTCCTCGCTCCTCCCGTCTCCGCCCAAAGAGGGATCCTCGCCGTCCGTGGATACGGGGTGGATGTCACGCAATTCCCCACCGTGACGGTTTTCTTCCAGCTGGTGGATCTCTCCACCGGGCTTCCCTCGAATCAACCCATTAAGGTTGATTCTCTGCTGGAGGATAGCCAGGAGATCCCCAGCGGGGATCAGATCCTGGAGTCTGTTTCCCAGGGCGCGGACATCGTCATCCTGCTGGATGCCAGTCAGAGCATCCTCAGCCCCCGATCCCGCGGCTATACCGGCAAATCCCGGCTTGAGGAGGCCAGGGAGTTCGTTAGTCAGATTGCAAAATCCAAGGATCAGAGCTCTCGGATTGCATTGATCGCCCCAATCGGAGACAATATTGATTTCATTGGCCCGAAAGAATTGACCAAAAATGGCGGCGAGGTTTCGAATCGATTGCAGATGTTTGAGTTTCCGGAACGGCCTAAGGGGAAGGAAGCGACGCCTCTTTTCGATCTGCTGGGCAAGGCCATCGACATCCTGGCTCAACGTCCAGATGCCTTAGGCCGGCCAGGATTTGTGATCGTGCTTTCCGATGGAATCGATTTCCTGAGCGATCAGCAGGTGGCGGATGTAACAAATCGAGCGTTTGGCCATCGCATTGTGGTCCATGCGATTCAGATCGGGCCGGCGCAAGGCAAGGGCAGCGAGCAGGCCATGCAGAACCTTCGCCGCATTGCGGGTCAGACCGGAGGACAGGTGCTTCTCTACGGGATGGATCAAGAAGCCCTAGCTTCGTTTTATAGTTCTCTTCCCTCCTGGGGACGAGTCTGGGCTTTGCGCTATCGCTCTCGGGTTCGCCAGGGAGGCACTCATGAGATCCGTGTGCGCCTGAACGCCGGGGGGCAGTTGATGGAGGTGAGGGAGTCCTATGCCATTCATCTGGCTCCTCCCGCGGTGGAAATTCAGTGGGAAGGCCAGGAGGAGGGACGCGGAGGGATAGATTCCCCGATCTTGGCCAGCGAAGTTCCTTCTTTGCCTATCACCATACGTATCCGACGGGTCGACCAATGCAAGAATTGCGATCTCCTCGTTCGACAGGTCCGGATCGGCGATAGCCCAGTGCATTTCGAGAGGACATCATATCAGCGCACTGATTCGGAGATCCTGATCGAGGGTGTTGTGAGTCTGGCTCAGGCTCCCGGCGGCGATAATCCGCTGCGGGTTGACGTGGAAGACAGCCAGGGTCTGTTCAGCACAGGGGAGGGACCATTGATCCGTCGGCAGGTGGCGCCCACCCCGGCCGGCCGGGGGATCCTGGACCTCTTGCCGCTGGTCTCGTGCATGGTGGCTCTGATCTCCCTGTTGATCGCCATCATCGCCTTCACACGGGTCCCCCGGTTGCGCGAGGCCGCTGTCTCCATGACCCAGCCCATCGTGCAGCGCATCAAGGAGGTCACGGAGCCTTTCTTCCCCTCCGGGGCCGCCCGAGGCGAGCCGGCGCGCGCCTGGCTCGTGGTGGTGGAAGGCGATGCGGAGCGGCGGACCATCCCCATCCGCAGCACCCATGTTCGCCTGGGCCGGGACGAGACGCTGGTCAACATCGTCTTCAACGATCGCTCCGTCTCCCGGCTGCACTGCCGCATTGAGGAGATGGAGGAAGGGGTCTTCTACATTTACGACGAGGGAAGCACCAGCGGCACCTATGTGAACTACGAGCAGGTCCCCATCAACGGCACCCGCCTCCAGGATGGGGATCTCATCAACCTGGGCCGCGTGCAGCTGCACTTCCGGCTGCGCCTGGATCAGGAGGAGATCGGCCAGTCCACCAAGAAGCCGGTCCAGCCGCCCCCGCCTCCGCCGGGAGAAGTCAGCGATGAAACCCGACCTTTCTCCGAGGCGGATGATCGGACCCGAGTGTTCCAGGAGCCGGATCAGTGA
- a CDS encoding GYD domain-containing protein, with the protein MAIYIMLSTLTGDGAETIRERPERILEVNREVEAMGVKVLAQYAVLGPYDFVNIVEAPDNETVARVSVELAARGSVKIMTLPAIPIEEFIRRVKG; encoded by the coding sequence ATGGCGATCTATATCATGCTCAGCACGTTGACGGGCGATGGGGCGGAGACGATCCGGGAGCGCCCCGAGCGGATCCTGGAGGTCAACCGCGAGGTGGAGGCGATGGGGGTGAAGGTCCTGGCCCAGTATGCGGTGCTGGGGCCGTATGATTTCGTGAACATCGTGGAAGCCCCTGACAACGAGACGGTGGCCCGCGTCTCGGTAGAGCTGGCCGCGCGGGGCAGCGTGAAGATCATGACGTTGCCGGCCATCCCCATCGAGGAGTTCATCCGGCGGGTGAAGGGCTAA
- a CDS encoding response regulator, which produces MATVLIIEDDPQMARMLGALVEFEGYRAVLCPAPERALDCVRETRPDVVVMDFHLGRTRAPGLLQALRADPELRTARVIIVSGDDQEAAARAAGADRFLLKPFAIEELLEAIRELLPSR; this is translated from the coding sequence ATGGCCACGGTGCTGATCATCGAGGACGATCCGCAGATGGCCCGCATGCTGGGCGCCCTGGTGGAGTTCGAGGGCTACCGCGCGGTGCTGTGCCCGGCCCCCGAGCGGGCGCTGGATTGCGTTCGGGAGACGAGACCCGATGTAGTGGTGATGGATTTCCATCTGGGGAGGACACGGGCCCCGGGCCTCCTCCAGGCCCTGCGGGCCGACCCGGAGCTCCGCACGGCCCGGGTGATCATCGTCTCGGGGGACGACCAGGAGGCGGCCGCCCGCGCCGCCGGCGCCGATCGCTTCCTGCTCAAGCCCTTCGCGATCGAAGAGCTGCTGGAAGCGATCCGGGAGCTGCTCCCGAGCCGATAA
- a CDS encoding FHA domain-containing serine/threonine-protein kinase, translating into MRRRRIGPYRIEREVHQGKLGILYRARDAGGNLRALKVLHAFLIQDRAGVERALEDLTGRLKDLSHPYLVAPLSVGHDPDEDALYVVYPWIERATPFDMILQQEGGRLSFGQVAECLWRVLLVLRAIHRVQTPHGGLKLSNLVRGEGGRFYVTDPGLARAVYRTQPGVSPWDALGTSDYLAPELIEGQEAGFATDLYALAAIGYHLLEGRPLFIYDDPARRREAHRSQAPPPLQRSDVPPAFQRWLLRALDKDPRARFPDPDAALEALAAVLQEREWGMNFWLDFWRAEAQALYELRALDLAAEYVDRILRLRPSHPEAMLLKEEIEKTRLQEEIARQVTEARRRIEGGQLEAAREILREVLARAPQHPEAEALLAHVEALLARPPILVLRTSTGRIFRLEREGILGRSGREGNPPEVDLSAEDPGRYVSRRHARLWLEDGAWWIRVFPETVNTTWMDGAPLERDRSYRLPEGARLRIGNVELQVAFEHPGRENA; encoded by the coding sequence ATGCGGCGGCGGCGCATCGGCCCCTATCGGATCGAACGAGAAGTCCACCAGGGGAAGCTGGGGATCCTGTATCGGGCCCGGGACGCGGGAGGGAATCTCCGCGCCCTGAAGGTGCTCCATGCCTTTCTCATCCAGGATCGGGCGGGGGTGGAGAGAGCCCTGGAGGATCTAACAGGACGCCTCAAGGATCTCTCCCATCCGTATCTGGTCGCTCCCCTCTCCGTCGGGCATGATCCTGATGAGGATGCCCTTTACGTCGTTTACCCGTGGATCGAGCGGGCGACGCCTTTCGATATGATCCTGCAGCAGGAGGGAGGCCGCCTGTCCTTCGGCCAGGTGGCCGAGTGCCTCTGGCGGGTCCTGCTCGTCCTGCGGGCGATCCACCGCGTCCAAACCCCCCATGGCGGCCTGAAGCTGAGCAATCTGGTGCGGGGGGAAGGGGGCCGGTTCTATGTGACCGATCCCGGGCTGGCCCGCGCGGTCTATCGAACCCAGCCGGGGGTCAGCCCATGGGACGCCCTGGGGACTTCGGATTATCTGGCCCCGGAGCTGATCGAGGGCCAGGAGGCCGGGTTCGCCACGGATCTGTATGCCCTGGCGGCCATCGGCTACCACCTCCTGGAGGGCCGGCCCCTTTTCATCTATGATGATCCGGCCCGCCGGCGGGAGGCCCATCGCAGCCAGGCGCCCCCGCCCCTCCAGCGCTCCGATGTGCCGCCGGCCTTCCAGCGCTGGCTCCTGCGCGCCCTGGACAAGGACCCGCGCGCCCGTTTCCCGGATCCCGATGCCGCCCTGGAGGCTCTGGCGGCCGTCCTTCAGGAGCGGGAATGGGGGATGAATTTCTGGCTGGATTTCTGGCGCGCGGAGGCCCAGGCCCTCTACGAGCTGCGGGCCCTGGACCTGGCCGCGGAGTACGTCGACCGCATCCTGCGTCTCCGGCCCAGCCATCCCGAGGCGATGCTGCTGAAGGAGGAGATCGAGAAAACCCGCTTGCAGGAGGAGATCGCCCGGCAGGTGACGGAGGCCCGCCGGCGGATCGAAGGGGGGCAACTTGAGGCGGCCCGGGAGATCCTTCGGGAGGTGCTGGCCCGCGCGCCGCAGCACCCGGAGGCGGAGGCGCTCCTGGCCCATGTGGAGGCCCTCCTGGCCCGGCCCCCCATCCTGGTGCTGCGAACCTCCACCGGCCGGATCTTCCGGCTGGAGCGCGAGGGGATCCTGGGTCGCTCCGGCCGGGAGGGAAACCCTCCGGAGGTGGACCTGAGCGCCGAGGATCCCGGGCGCTACGTTTCCCGTCGACACGCCCGGCTGTGGCTGGAGGATGGCGCATGGTGGATCCGGGTCTTTCCCGAGACGGTGAACACGACGTGGATGGACGGGGCCCCCCTGGAGCGGGATCGATCCTACCGTCTCCCGGAGGGGGCCCGGTTGCGGATCGGAAACGTCGAGCTGCAGGTTGCTTTCGAACATCCGGGGAGGGAGAACGCATGA
- the cpaB gene encoding Flp pilus assembly protein CpaB produces MRRTAWILTGAALVVGLVTVGIGFGIVQQAAQVTGEQLEVLVAQKEVPQFTVLRRDNIGEYFRRTRLPVYYFNRLQGLVKADEDLDGWVVMVPIPKDSVLAWSMLDRNLGLEPGRRAVAISVNSETGLSGLIRPGNRVDVLVSMEGGADGGGQTVVMLQNIRVLAVSNLLPREGELTGATIGRLLPSGQLAPDMVIILDLSLEEAARLTYMRNFAKEIRFVLRRFGDEKEEPPILIDRSRAIGP; encoded by the coding sequence ATGCGGCGGACGGCCTGGATTTTGACGGGGGCGGCGCTGGTGGTCGGGCTGGTGACGGTGGGGATCGGCTTTGGGATCGTGCAGCAGGCCGCGCAGGTGACGGGGGAGCAGCTGGAGGTGCTGGTGGCCCAGAAGGAAGTCCCTCAGTTCACCGTCCTCCGTCGGGACAACATCGGGGAATACTTCCGGCGCACCCGGCTCCCGGTTTACTACTTCAACCGGCTCCAGGGGCTGGTGAAGGCGGATGAGGATCTGGACGGATGGGTGGTGATGGTCCCGATCCCGAAGGATTCCGTCCTCGCCTGGAGCATGCTGGATCGCAATCTGGGGCTGGAGCCGGGGCGGCGGGCGGTGGCCATCAGCGTGAACTCGGAGACCGGCCTCTCCGGCCTGATCCGCCCGGGCAACCGGGTGGATGTTCTGGTCTCCATGGAAGGAGGGGCCGACGGCGGAGGGCAGACGGTGGTGATGCTCCAGAACATCCGGGTACTGGCGGTGAGCAACCTGCTCCCGCGGGAGGGAGAGCTGACCGGCGCCACCATCGGCCGGCTTCTCCCCAGCGGCCAGCTGGCCCCGGACATGGTGATCATCCTGGATCTCAGCCTTGAGGAGGCGGCCCGGCTCACTTACATGCGCAACTTCGCCAAGGAGATCCGGTTCGTCCTGCGTCGGTTCGGGGACGAGAAGGAGGAGCCGCCCATCCTGATTGACCGGAGCCGGGCCATCGGACCATAG
- a CDS encoding Ig-like domain-containing protein → MSDSRRWNRLLGLVALGVLLFLGWMALGSASVHGQPADPSFEAITATAASPLRISDTMPGGAITRAIWFAEAGLLTFTVELSGTPMLTLTAGPAFEWTVPRSFTASTSPAVFAFTYTVQPTDPLALYTVVFTAESSALGLAQVALDVLPDVSPPTVTLESSLPHLITTIHPSPLTLTGTVTDTAQVGDSRIPGSGVRSVRVLTATETEAAFDPVAGVWAASWPLPASDRVTQTLRITATDFLGNASWITREAVIERRGPAITWISPIAGAIFTQAQLPTPVVISGTASDASGVQEIRVLTDTESLAIWDGSTWQALWSLPPDRDWVTYTLRVTATDGVGNSSTVTRAVGVDTRAPEVPLLFSRVPTDTWTRLPDGLPITWTAVSDNAGVWYEVQLSGDASDSQLTRTTAVTFPVGSGIYTVTLGTQDGWGNRRSATSQIGPFKVDNTPPSVSLDLPSTAYRTFPVTMTASDNHSGIVSYTVAYTCDGCAGWTDFLTGTTSPLGSIAVSRIFSAPVFYFTQTLVYTFTARVEDAVGNIGAATGTVRVRPAVIALPLVLRNYCPPVTIEIEPNNTRSQANCIQVPSTVQGYANDPADQYDFFQFYIDTTGPITLTLQVPSGVDLDLYLQHESDVGVRWTAWSNRTGAGVNEQIVYPVDAAHLGRFYVLVYRYSGLSASPYSLTVTR, encoded by the coding sequence ATGTCCGACTCTCGGCGTTGGAATCGATTGCTGGGGCTGGTGGCCCTGGGGGTCCTTCTGTTTCTGGGATGGATGGCCCTGGGCTCGGCGTCCGTCCACGGTCAGCCGGCAGATCCCTCGTTTGAAGCGATCACGGCCACTGCCGCGTCGCCGTTGCGCATCTCCGACACCATGCCCGGCGGCGCGATCACCCGGGCGATCTGGTTCGCCGAGGCTGGCCTGCTTACATTCACTGTGGAACTCTCGGGAACTCCGATGCTCACCCTGACCGCAGGCCCCGCCTTTGAATGGACCGTTCCCCGCTCCTTTACGGCCTCAACGTCGCCGGCCGTTTTCGCCTTCACCTACACGGTCCAACCGACGGATCCCCTCGCGCTTTACACAGTTGTCTTCACCGCGGAAAGCAGCGCGCTGGGGCTGGCTCAGGTCGCGCTGGATGTTCTGCCGGATGTGAGCCCTCCTACGGTGACCCTGGAATCCTCCCTTCCCCATCTGATTACAACCATCCATCCCTCGCCGCTGACGCTGACCGGAACCGTCACGGATACCGCCCAGGTGGGGGACAGCCGCATCCCCGGCTCCGGCGTCCGGTCCGTGCGCGTCCTGACGGCCACCGAGACTGAAGCCGCTTTCGATCCGGTTGCCGGGGTCTGGGCCGCCAGCTGGCCGCTGCCTGCCAGCGATCGGGTCACCCAAACGCTGCGGATCACCGCCACGGATTTTCTGGGGAATGCCTCCTGGATCACCCGCGAAGCGGTGATCGAGCGGCGGGGGCCGGCGATCACATGGATCTCGCCGATCGCCGGGGCGATCTTCACCCAGGCTCAGCTCCCGACCCCGGTGGTGATCTCGGGAACCGCTTCGGATGCCTCCGGGGTTCAGGAGATCCGCGTGCTGACCGACACCGAATCCCTGGCAATCTGGGATGGTTCGACCTGGCAGGCCTTGTGGAGCCTCCCTCCAGACCGGGACTGGGTCACCTACACCTTGCGGGTGACGGCTACAGATGGGGTGGGCAACTCCTCCACCGTGACCCGGGCCGTCGGCGTGGACACCCGGGCCCCGGAGGTCCCCCTGCTGTTCAGTCGTGTCCCTACCGATACCTGGACGCGGCTCCCGGATGGTCTCCCCATCACATGGACCGCTGTCTCCGACAATGCGGGCGTGTGGTATGAGGTGCAGCTTTCCGGAGATGCCTCCGACAGCCAGCTGACCCGCACCACGGCTGTGACCTTCCCAGTGGGATCCGGGATCTACACGGTCACCCTGGGAACCCAAGATGGATGGGGGAACCGCCGGTCGGCGACCTCCCAAATCGGGCCGTTCAAAGTGGATAACACGCCACCCTCGGTCTCTCTGGATCTTCCGTCCACGGCGTATCGCACGTTTCCGGTTACGATGACGGCCAGCGATAACCACAGCGGGATCGTCTCTTACACGGTTGCCTACACATGTGATGGATGTGCCGGCTGGACCGATTTTCTGACCGGCACCACATCCCCGCTGGGATCCATCGCGGTTTCGCGAATCTTCTCCGCGCCGGTTTTCTATTTCACCCAGACCCTGGTCTACACCTTCACCGCCCGGGTGGAGGATGCGGTGGGGAATATCGGCGCAGCCACGGGAACTGTTCGCGTTCGCCCCGCCGTGATCGCCCTCCCCCTGGTCCTGCGGAATTACTGCCCGCCGGTCACTATCGAAATCGAGCCCAATAATACGCGCAGCCAGGCCAATTGCATCCAGGTTCCGTCCACGGTTCAGGGGTATGCCAATGATCCGGCCGATCAGTATGATTTCTTCCAGTTTTATATAGATACGACGGGGCCTATCACCTTAACGCTCCAGGTGCCATCTGGAGTGGATCTGGATCTGTATCTTCAGCATGAGTCGGATGTGGGCGTGCGATGGACGGCCTGGTCCAATCGAACGGGCGCGGGGGTCAATGAGCAGATCGTTTATCCGGTCGATGCCGCCCATCTCGGCCGGTTCTACGTGCTGGTCTATCGATACAGTGGGCTCAGCGCGTCCCCTTATTCTTTGACGGTCACGCGCTGA